In Arachis hypogaea cultivar Tifrunner chromosome 17, arahy.Tifrunner.gnm2.J5K5, whole genome shotgun sequence, a single window of DNA contains:
- the LOC112764254 gene encoding coronatine-insensitive protein 1, protein MASMEEDGGGGGGGGGGSNKKRMEAMISTRLSDVVLDIVMPYIHDPKDRDAVSQVCRRWYELDSLTRKHVTIALCYTTSPDRLRRRFPHLESLKLKGKPRAAMFNLIPEDWGGFVTPWVKEISHYFDCLKSLHFRRMIVRDMDLELLARSRGHVLQALKLDKCSGFSTDGLYYIARFCRNLRILFLEESAVVENDGEWLHQLALNNTVLESLNYYLTDINNHVRIQDLELIARNCPNLASVKITDSEIMDLVNFFRYASSLEEFSGGTYNEPPERYNAVVLPARLSRLGLTYIGSDELPIVFPYATRLKKLDLLYALLDTEDHCNLIQRCPNLEVLESRNVIGDRGLEVLASSCKKLKRLRIERGDDDQGMAEEAGVVSQRGLTALSQGCPELEYMAVYVSDITNACLEHIGTHLRNLCDFRLVLLDREEKITDLPLDNGVRALLRGCNRLRRFALYLRPGGLTDVGLGYIGQYSPNVRWMLLGYVGETDRGLLEFSKGCPSLQKLEMRGCSFFSEYALAIAATRLTSLRYLWVQGYGASRSGRDLLAMARPFWNIELIPSRRVAMNDNAEVEHPAHILAYYSLAGPRKDFPDTVIPLDPAAYVRDEDN, encoded by the exons ATGGCGTCGATGGAGGAagacggcggcggcggcggcggcggcggcggagggagcaacaagaagaggatggaggcgATGATAAGTACGAGGCTGTCGGACGTGGTGTTGGACATAGTGATGCCGTACATCCACGACCCGAAGGACCGCGACGCCGTGTCGCAGGTGTGCCGGCGGTGGTACGAGCTGGACTCACTGACTCGGAAGCACGTGACCATCGCGCTCTGCTACACCACGTCACCGGACAGGCTCCGCCGCCGCTTCCCCCACTTGGAGTCCCTGAAGCTCAAAGGAAAGCCACGCGCCGCCATGTTCAACCTCATACCTGAGGATTGGGGCGGTTTCGTTACTCCTTGGGTTAAAGAGATCTCTCACTACTTCGATTGCCTTAAGAGCCTTCACTTTCGACGAATGATCGTTAGGGATATGGATCTTGAGCTTCTTGCTCGTTCCAGAGGCCATGTTCTTCAAGCTCTTAAGCTTGATAAGTGTTCTGGCTTCTCCACTGATGGACTCTACTATATTGCCAGATTTTGCAG GAATTTGAGAATCTTGTTTTTGGAGGAAAGCGCAGTAGTTGAGAACGATGGTGAATGGCTCCATCAGCTTGCTCTAAACAACACAGTTCTTGAGTCCCTCAATTATTACTTGACGGATATTAACAACCATGTTAGGATTCAGGACCTTGAGCTCATAGCCAGAAACTGCCCCAACTTAGCCTCTGTGAAGATCACTGATTCTGAAATCATGGATCTTGTCAACTTCTTCAGATATGCATCGTCACTCGAAGAATTCTCAGGGGGCACCTACAATGAGCCACCGGAGAGGTACAATGCCGTGGTGTTGCCAGCAAGGTTAAGCCGATTGGGTTTGACATACATTGGAAGTGATGAATTGCCGATTGTGTTCCCTTACGCCACACGACTCAAGAAATTGGACCTTCTATATGCATTGCTGGACACAGAGGATCACTGTAATTTAATTCAAAGGTGCCCCAACTTGGAAGTCTTAGAG TCAAGGAATGTAATTGGGGACAGAGGATTAGAAGTACTTGCCAGCAGTTGCAAGAAGCTAAAAAGGCTAAGAATCGAAAGAGGTGACGATGATCAAGGAATGGCTGAAGAAGCAGGCGTAGTTTCCCAGAGAGGACTAACTGCTTTGTCACAAGGCTGCCCCGAACTTGAATACATGGCTGTTTATGTATCTGACATCACAAACGCGTGTTTGGAACACATAGGCACCCACCTCAGAAACCTCTGCGATTTTCGCCTCGTCTTGCTCGACCGAGAGGAGAAGATCACTGATTTGCCCCTTGACAATGGGGTGAGGGCATTGCTAAGAGGTTGCAACAGACTGAGAAGATTCGCATTGTACCTTAGACCAGGTGGCCTCACTGACGTGGGGCTCGGTTACATAGGGCAATATAGCCCGAATGTTAGATGGATGTTACTCGGCTACGTTGGTGAAACCGATAGAGGACTCTTGGAGTTCTCAAAGGGTTGTCCAAGCCTTCAGAAGCTTGAGATGAGAGGGTGTTCATTTTTCAGTGAGTATGCATTGGCTATTGCAGCGACACGGTTGACTTCTCTGAGGTACCTTTGGGTGCAAGGCTATGGAGCGTCTCGTTCGGGGCGTGATCTTCTGGCAATGGCTAGACCATTTTGGAACATCGAGTTGATCCCTTCGAGGCGTGTGGCCATGAATGACAATGCTGAGGTCGAGCATCCAGCTCACATTCTTGCATACTACTCCCTTGCTGGACCGAGAAAAGATTTTCCAGATACTGTTATACCTTTGGATCCAGCAGCATATGTTAGAGATGAAGACAATTAG
- the LOC112764896 gene encoding transcription factor DIVARICATA, protein MELESVYPGWNWNWNLLEQERQSSSREWSKEDNKKFESALAIFDKETPDRWLKVAAMIPGKSVYDVIKQYRELEEDVNDIEAGRVPVPGYIASSFTFELLHHHNHDGSRRRPNTPRPSSDQERKKGVPWTQEEHRRFLMGLLKYGKGDWRNISRNFVVTKTPTQVASHAQKYYIRQKVSSGGKDKRRPSIHDITTLNLAEATATLDDNNINKPLSFNESKVQLDWFNHCNDDGSVMVFDPNCDHLQEQDLFDCAFHEAYAKLKIPHFNKEADFGIHAL, encoded by the exons ATGGAATTGGAAAGCGTGTATCCTGGGTGGAATTGGAACTGGAATTTGTTAGAGCAAGAGAGGCAGAGCAGCAGCAGAGAATGGAGTAAAGAGGACAACAAGAAGTTCGAGAGCGCGCTGGCGATATTCGATAAGGAGACACCGGATAGGTGGCTGAAGGTGGCTGCTATGATCCCCGGAAAGAGTGTGTATGATGTGATCAAGCAGTACAGAGAGCTGGAAGAAGATGTCAATGATATAGAAGCCGGCCGGGTCCCTGTCCCCGGCTATATCGCCTCTTCTTTCACCTTCGAGCTTCTTCACCACCACAACCATGATGGATCTCGAAGAAGGCCTAATACCCCTAGACCTTCTTCTGATCAAGAAAGGAAGAAAGGTGTTCCTTGGACTCAAGAGGAGCACAG ACGTTTTCTGATGGGGCTTTTGAAGTATGGAAAAGGAGATTGGAGAAACATTTCACGCAATTTCGTGGTGACGAAGACTCCTACTCAAGTTGCTAGCCATGCTCAGAAGTACTACATAAGGCAAAAGGTTTCTTCAGGAGGGAAAGATAAGAGGAGACCGAGCATCCATGATATAACAACTCTTAACCTCGCAGAAGCCACTGCTACTTTAGATGATAATAATATCAACAAGCCCCTCTCATTCAATGAGTCTAAAGTACAATTGGACTGGTTCAATCACTGTAATGATGATGGATCAGTGATGGTTTTCGACCCCAATTGCGACCATTTGCAAGAGCAGGATCTCTTTGATTGTGCTTTCCATGAAGCTTATGCAAAGCTCAAGATCCCGCATTTCAACAAGGAAGCTGATTTCGGTATTCATGCATTGTAA